The following are encoded together in the Glycine max cultivar Williams 82 chromosome 8, Glycine_max_v4.0, whole genome shotgun sequence genome:
- the LOC100795219 gene encoding dynein regulatory complex subunit 6 isoform X1 → MSPPTTLFLALTPKFSSSPATATREPLSDRFSSSSSYSVRMGGACSRKQEWDNEDSLIRGLPRRYCKCGSLKWWTSSFSYPSVDFHLRKGECPSLLDLCIQKISEDIDKYNTFSMLPRDISQLIFNNLVYSRCLTSASLEAFRDCALQDLYLGEYDGVNDNWMGVISSQGSSLLSVDLSGSDVTDFGLTYLKDCESLISLNLNYCDQISDRGLECINGLSNLTSLSFRRNDSISAQGMSSFSGLVNLVKLDLERCPGIHGGLVHLRGLTKLESLNLKWCNCIKDYDMKPLSELASLKSLEISSSDVTDFGISFLKGLQKLALLNLEGCLVTAACLDSLAELPALSNLNLNRCLLSDNGCKKFSRLENLKILNLGFNVITDACLVHLKGLTKLESLNLDSCKIGDEGLVNLAGHKQLNCLELSDTEVGSNGLHHLSGLSSLQKINLSFTMISDSSLRKLCGLSSLKSLNLDAYQITDAGLANLTSLTGLTDLDLFGARITDFGTNYLKKFKNLRSLEICGGGLTDTGVKNIKELSSLVCLNLSQNSNLTDKTLELISGLTGLVSLNVSNSRITNAGLQHLKTLKNLRSLTLESCKVTANDIKKLKSMYLPNLVSFRPG, encoded by the exons ATGTCCCCACCCACCACTCTTTTTCTCGCACTCACTCCCAAGTTTTCAAGTTCACCTGCAACAGCAACACGAGAGCCACTCAGTGAtcgcttctcttcttcttcatcttacAGTGTCAGG ATGGGGGGAGCATGTTCTAGGAAGCAAGAGTGGGATAACGAAGATAGTCTTATCAGAGGACTACCACGAAGATATTGCAAATGCGGAAGTTTGAAATGGTGGACATCCTCTTTTTCTTATCCATCTGTAGATTTTCACCTACGAAAAGGAGAATGTCCATCACTGTTGGACTTATGCATACAGAAAATAAgcgag GATATTGATAAATATAACACATTTTCTATGCTACCACGAGATATAAGTCAgctaattttcaataatttggTTTACTCCCGATGTCTAACCAGTGCTTCCCTTGAAGCTTTTCGAGATTGTGCTCTCCag gATCTTTACTTGGGAGAATATGATGGTGTTAATGATAATTGGATGGGCGTCATCTCATCCCAGGGTTCATCTTTACTTTCTGTGGATCTTTCTGGGTCTGATGTCACTGATTTTGGGCTGACATACCTTAAAGATTGTGAAAGTCTCATTTCCTTAAATCTAAATTACTGTGACCAAATTTCAGATCGTGGACTAGAGTGTATCAATg GTCTGTCAAACTTGACAAGTTTGAGTTTCAGAAGAAATGATTCAATTTCTGCTCAAGGAATGAGTTCCTTTTCCGGTCTTGTTAACTTGGTCAAGTTGGATTTGGAGAGATGTCCCGGGATTCATGGAGGCCTTGTTCATCTTCGAG GTTTGACCAAGTTGGAATCTCTCAATTTGAAGTGGTGTAACTGCATAAAAGATTATGATATGAAACCTCTTTCAG AGCTTGCAAGCCTGAAAAGTCTAGAGATTTCTTCCAGTGACGTCACTGATTTTGGCATCAGTTTTCTAAAAG GGTTACAGAAGCTTGCCCTTTTAAATTTGGAAGGGTGCCTTGTAACAGCTGCATGCTTGGATTCTCTTGCAG AGCTTCCTGCACTGTCAAACTTGAATCTTAATAGATGCCTTCTCTCTGACAATGGATGCAAAAAATTTTCAC GActcgaaaatttgaaaatattaaacttGGGATTTAATGTCATAACAGATGCATGTTTAGTTCACTTGAAAG GATTGACAAAGTTGGAGAGCTTGAACCTTGATTCTTGTAAGATTGGTGATGAAGGATTGGTCAATTTGGCTG GCCATAAACAATTGAACTGCTTGGAATTGTCGGATACAGAAGTTGGAAGCAATGGGCTACACCATTTATCAG GATTGTCTAGTCTGCAGAAAATAAATCTGTCTTTTACCATGATTAGTGATAGTAGTTTAAGGAAATTGTGCGGACTCTCATCTCTGAAGTCACTTAATTTGGATGCTTACCAAATTACTGATGCTGGGCTGGCAAACCTTACAA GTTTGACTGGCCTCACTGACCTGGATTTGTTTGGTGCACGAATCACAGATTTTGGGACAAACTATTTGAAAA AATTTAAGAACCTGAGGTCCTTGGAAATATGCGGTGGAGGATTGACTGATACTGgtgtgaaaaatattaaagagcTTTCTTCTCTAGTGTGCTTAAATTTATCACAAAACAGCAACCTTACAGACAAAACCCTGGAGTTAATTTCTG GGCTTACTGGGTTGGTTTCTTTGAATGTTTCAAATTCTCGTATCACTAATGCTGGACTGCAGCATTTGAAGACACTGAAGAACTTGAGATCTCTGACATTGGAGTCCTGTAAGGTGACAGCAAATGACATCAAGAAACTGAAATCAATGTACCTCCCAAATTTGGTAAGCTTTCGGCCTGGGTAG
- the LOC100795219 gene encoding dynein regulatory complex subunit 6 isoform X3, giving the protein MGGACSRKQEWDNEDSLIRGLPRRYCKCGSLKWWTSSFSYPSVDFHLRKGECPSLLDLCIQKISEDIDKYNTFSMLPRDISQLIFNNLVYSRCLTSASLEAFRDCALQDLYLGEYDGVNDNWMGVISSQGSSLLSVDLSGSDVTDFGLTYLKDCESLISLNLNYCDQISDRGLECINGLSNLTSLSFRRNDSISAQGMSSFSGLVNLVKLDLERCPGIHGGLVHLRGLTKLESLNLKWCNCIKDYDMKPLSELASLKSLEISSSDVTDFGISFLKGLQKLALLNLEGCLVTAACLDSLAELPALSNLNLNRCLLSDNGCKKFSRLENLKILNLGFNVITDACLVHLKGLTKLESLNLDSCKIGDEGLVNLAGHKQLNCLELSDTEVGSNGLHHLSGLSSLQKINLSFTMISDSSLRKLCGLSSLKSLNLDAYQITDAGLANLTSLTGLTDLDLFGARITDFGTNYLKKFKNLRSLEICGGGLTDTGVKNIKELSSLVCLNLSQNSNLTDKTLELISGLTGLVSLNVSNSRITNAGLQHLKTLKNLRSLTLESCKVTANDIKKLKSMYLPNLVSFRPG; this is encoded by the exons ATGGGGGGAGCATGTTCTAGGAAGCAAGAGTGGGATAACGAAGATAGTCTTATCAGAGGACTACCACGAAGATATTGCAAATGCGGAAGTTTGAAATGGTGGACATCCTCTTTTTCTTATCCATCTGTAGATTTTCACCTACGAAAAGGAGAATGTCCATCACTGTTGGACTTATGCATACAGAAAATAAgcgag GATATTGATAAATATAACACATTTTCTATGCTACCACGAGATATAAGTCAgctaattttcaataatttggTTTACTCCCGATGTCTAACCAGTGCTTCCCTTGAAGCTTTTCGAGATTGTGCTCTCCag gATCTTTACTTGGGAGAATATGATGGTGTTAATGATAATTGGATGGGCGTCATCTCATCCCAGGGTTCATCTTTACTTTCTGTGGATCTTTCTGGGTCTGATGTCACTGATTTTGGGCTGACATACCTTAAAGATTGTGAAAGTCTCATTTCCTTAAATCTAAATTACTGTGACCAAATTTCAGATCGTGGACTAGAGTGTATCAATg GTCTGTCAAACTTGACAAGTTTGAGTTTCAGAAGAAATGATTCAATTTCTGCTCAAGGAATGAGTTCCTTTTCCGGTCTTGTTAACTTGGTCAAGTTGGATTTGGAGAGATGTCCCGGGATTCATGGAGGCCTTGTTCATCTTCGAG GTTTGACCAAGTTGGAATCTCTCAATTTGAAGTGGTGTAACTGCATAAAAGATTATGATATGAAACCTCTTTCAG AGCTTGCAAGCCTGAAAAGTCTAGAGATTTCTTCCAGTGACGTCACTGATTTTGGCATCAGTTTTCTAAAAG GGTTACAGAAGCTTGCCCTTTTAAATTTGGAAGGGTGCCTTGTAACAGCTGCATGCTTGGATTCTCTTGCAG AGCTTCCTGCACTGTCAAACTTGAATCTTAATAGATGCCTTCTCTCTGACAATGGATGCAAAAAATTTTCAC GActcgaaaatttgaaaatattaaacttGGGATTTAATGTCATAACAGATGCATGTTTAGTTCACTTGAAAG GATTGACAAAGTTGGAGAGCTTGAACCTTGATTCTTGTAAGATTGGTGATGAAGGATTGGTCAATTTGGCTG GCCATAAACAATTGAACTGCTTGGAATTGTCGGATACAGAAGTTGGAAGCAATGGGCTACACCATTTATCAG GATTGTCTAGTCTGCAGAAAATAAATCTGTCTTTTACCATGATTAGTGATAGTAGTTTAAGGAAATTGTGCGGACTCTCATCTCTGAAGTCACTTAATTTGGATGCTTACCAAATTACTGATGCTGGGCTGGCAAACCTTACAA GTTTGACTGGCCTCACTGACCTGGATTTGTTTGGTGCACGAATCACAGATTTTGGGACAAACTATTTGAAAA AATTTAAGAACCTGAGGTCCTTGGAAATATGCGGTGGAGGATTGACTGATACTGgtgtgaaaaatattaaagagcTTTCTTCTCTAGTGTGCTTAAATTTATCACAAAACAGCAACCTTACAGACAAAACCCTGGAGTTAATTTCTG GGCTTACTGGGTTGGTTTCTTTGAATGTTTCAAATTCTCGTATCACTAATGCTGGACTGCAGCATTTGAAGACACTGAAGAACTTGAGATCTCTGACATTGGAGTCCTGTAAGGTGACAGCAAATGACATCAAGAAACTGAAATCAATGTACCTCCCAAATTTGGTAAGCTTTCGGCCTGGGTAG
- the LOC100795219 gene encoding dynein regulatory complex subunit 6 isoform X2, with the protein MSPPTTLFLALTPKFSSSPATATREPLSDRFSSSSSYSVRMGGACSRKQEWDNEDSLIRGLPRRYCKCGSLKWWTSSFSYPSVDFHLRKGECPSLLDLCIQKISEDIDKYNTFSMLPRDISQLIFNNLVYSRCLTSASLEAFRDCALQDLYLGEYDGVNDNWMGVISSQGSSLLSVDLSGSDVTDFGLTYLKDCESLISLNLNYCDQISDRGLECINGLSNLTSLSFRRNDSISAQGMSSFSGLVNLVKLDLERCPGIHGGLVHLRGLTKLESLNLKWCNCIKDYDMKPLSELASLKSLEISSSDVTDFGISFLKELPALSNLNLNRCLLSDNGCKKFSRLENLKILNLGFNVITDACLVHLKGLTKLESLNLDSCKIGDEGLVNLAGHKQLNCLELSDTEVGSNGLHHLSGLSSLQKINLSFTMISDSSLRKLCGLSSLKSLNLDAYQITDAGLANLTSLTGLTDLDLFGARITDFGTNYLKKFKNLRSLEICGGGLTDTGVKNIKELSSLVCLNLSQNSNLTDKTLELISGLTGLVSLNVSNSRITNAGLQHLKTLKNLRSLTLESCKVTANDIKKLKSMYLPNLVSFRPG; encoded by the exons ATGTCCCCACCCACCACTCTTTTTCTCGCACTCACTCCCAAGTTTTCAAGTTCACCTGCAACAGCAACACGAGAGCCACTCAGTGAtcgcttctcttcttcttcatcttacAGTGTCAGG ATGGGGGGAGCATGTTCTAGGAAGCAAGAGTGGGATAACGAAGATAGTCTTATCAGAGGACTACCACGAAGATATTGCAAATGCGGAAGTTTGAAATGGTGGACATCCTCTTTTTCTTATCCATCTGTAGATTTTCACCTACGAAAAGGAGAATGTCCATCACTGTTGGACTTATGCATACAGAAAATAAgcgag GATATTGATAAATATAACACATTTTCTATGCTACCACGAGATATAAGTCAgctaattttcaataatttggTTTACTCCCGATGTCTAACCAGTGCTTCCCTTGAAGCTTTTCGAGATTGTGCTCTCCag gATCTTTACTTGGGAGAATATGATGGTGTTAATGATAATTGGATGGGCGTCATCTCATCCCAGGGTTCATCTTTACTTTCTGTGGATCTTTCTGGGTCTGATGTCACTGATTTTGGGCTGACATACCTTAAAGATTGTGAAAGTCTCATTTCCTTAAATCTAAATTACTGTGACCAAATTTCAGATCGTGGACTAGAGTGTATCAATg GTCTGTCAAACTTGACAAGTTTGAGTTTCAGAAGAAATGATTCAATTTCTGCTCAAGGAATGAGTTCCTTTTCCGGTCTTGTTAACTTGGTCAAGTTGGATTTGGAGAGATGTCCCGGGATTCATGGAGGCCTTGTTCATCTTCGAG GTTTGACCAAGTTGGAATCTCTCAATTTGAAGTGGTGTAACTGCATAAAAGATTATGATATGAAACCTCTTTCAG AGCTTGCAAGCCTGAAAAGTCTAGAGATTTCTTCCAGTGACGTCACTGATTTTGGCATCAGTTTTCTAAAAG AGCTTCCTGCACTGTCAAACTTGAATCTTAATAGATGCCTTCTCTCTGACAATGGATGCAAAAAATTTTCAC GActcgaaaatttgaaaatattaaacttGGGATTTAATGTCATAACAGATGCATGTTTAGTTCACTTGAAAG GATTGACAAAGTTGGAGAGCTTGAACCTTGATTCTTGTAAGATTGGTGATGAAGGATTGGTCAATTTGGCTG GCCATAAACAATTGAACTGCTTGGAATTGTCGGATACAGAAGTTGGAAGCAATGGGCTACACCATTTATCAG GATTGTCTAGTCTGCAGAAAATAAATCTGTCTTTTACCATGATTAGTGATAGTAGTTTAAGGAAATTGTGCGGACTCTCATCTCTGAAGTCACTTAATTTGGATGCTTACCAAATTACTGATGCTGGGCTGGCAAACCTTACAA GTTTGACTGGCCTCACTGACCTGGATTTGTTTGGTGCACGAATCACAGATTTTGGGACAAACTATTTGAAAA AATTTAAGAACCTGAGGTCCTTGGAAATATGCGGTGGAGGATTGACTGATACTGgtgtgaaaaatattaaagagcTTTCTTCTCTAGTGTGCTTAAATTTATCACAAAACAGCAACCTTACAGACAAAACCCTGGAGTTAATTTCTG GGCTTACTGGGTTGGTTTCTTTGAATGTTTCAAATTCTCGTATCACTAATGCTGGACTGCAGCATTTGAAGACACTGAAGAACTTGAGATCTCTGACATTGGAGTCCTGTAAGGTGACAGCAAATGACATCAAGAAACTGAAATCAATGTACCTCCCAAATTTGGTAAGCTTTCGGCCTGGGTAG